The sequence below is a genomic window from Draconibacterium halophilum.
TGGCGTTTCTGAGGCAATGATGTGCAACAGTTTTCTGAGCTTTGGGAGATATTTAAATTCAATCTGGTTAATGTACGGAACATCGATCTCAAGTGCCAAGTTGATATTCTTTAACAACTTGTCGATATAAAAATTCGGATCGTGAATATAGTAAGGGAAATAACCGTGTCTTAAATAATCATCGAAATAAGCTAGTGGCCTGATTTCGTCAACAATTTCTTGGGCAATTTCAATGTGGTTATTCAGTATTTCCTCCAGGGTATATGTGGTAAACTTACTTCCTGTTTGATGATTGAGGTACTCGCGAAACGATAATCCTTCAAGGTGATAAATGCTGGCTATTCCTTCCAAATCAGGATTGTCTTCCGTAATACGCAATACCGGCGATGAGGTGAAAATAATCTTCAGATCAGGAATTTCATCCAGGCATTTACGTAAATCGGCCGACCAATCGGGGTACTTTTGTATCTGATCGAGCAATAGTAGTTTCCCGCCACGTTTTGCAAATTCGTCGGCAAAAGAACTAATCTTACGTTTTGTGAAATAAAAATTATTCAGATTAAGATACAGAACATCGTTGCTGTTGGGGTAATGCGTTTTTATATAGTCGAGCAAAAATGTTGTTTTTCCAACGCTCCTGAATCCCTTGATGCAGATAAGCCTTTGGTTCCAATCGATATTGTTCATCAGCTCTCTCTGGATGGTATCTTTTGAACCCTGAAGTAATGATCTATGTACTTGTTGAAAAAATTCCAATGTTTATGATTTTAGTTAATTGAACTATGTCGATTTTTGCAATCTACACATAGCAAATTTAATAAATTTGTGTAAGGTCTGCATGTTTAATTTGTCGCTATGACAAAAATCATGAATCATTAATACTGGGTTAATCTAGAACTAACTTACACTAAGCCAGAGAATCCCATAAAAGCCATTGCAAGAATACCAGCTGCTATTAATGCAATTGGAGTTCCTTTTAATCCTTTTGGTACATCTTGCAAATCGAGGTGTTCACGAATTCCGGCAAAGATGATCAGTGCCAACCCGAAACCAATAGCATGCGATGTTGAAAATATTACGCCTTCCAGCAGGTTGAATTCGTTTTGTACAGTAAGGATAGCAACACCTAAAATTGCACAGTTTGTTGTAATCAATGGCAGGAAAATTCCAAGCGCCTGGTAGAGCGGAGGACTTACTTTTTTCAAAATGATTTCCACCATTTGCACCAACGAAGCGATGACTAGAATAAAGGCTATGGTTTGTAAAAATCCTAATCCGAATTTTTCGAGCACGTAATTTTGAATCAGATAAGTAACAATCGTTGCCAAAATCATTACAAAAGCAACAGCGCCGGTCATTCCAATACCAGTCGACACTTTTTTGGAAACTCCCAAAAACGGGCAGATTCCCAAAAACTGCATTAAAACAATGTTGTTTACAAGTATGGCGCCTATTACAATTACTAAATAGTTCATTTTCTATCCTCCTAATTTTTCTTTAAACGATTAATTAGTGCAATCAGGTATCCTAAAACAATAAATGCACCCGGGGCCAGCACAAATACAAGCGTTACGTAGTTCTCGGGGTAAATGGTAATGCTAAAGATTTTACCGCTTCCCAAAATTTCTCTGATACCTCCCAGCAAAACCAGGGCGAAACTAAAGCCAAGTCCAATTCCCAGGCCGTCGATTGCCGAGGAGAGTACTTTGTTTTTCGATGCGAAAGCTTCCGCACGTCCTAAAACTATGCAGTTTACAACAATTAACGGGATGAATAAACCTAGGCTTTTGTACAAGGCCGGCAAAAACGCCTGCATTGTTAATTGTACAATAGTTACAAAGGTTGCTATGATAACTATAAATGCCGGAATGCGTACTTTTTCAGGAATCGCACTTTTTACCAGCGACACCACAATGTTCGACATGAGCAAAACAAAGGTAGTGGCCAATCCCATACCAAGTCCGTTAATTGCCGACGAGGTAACACCCAACGTTGGGCACATCCCGAGCAGCAGTACAAAAACCGGATTTTCTTTTATAAAGCCTTTTGAAAAGTTTTTCCACTGATTCATAATACCTTCTATTTGTTGTTTTCATTATAAGAATCGTATGCACGATTCAGCGCATCTAAAAAAGCTCTTGATGTAATTGTTGATGCTGTTATAGCATCAATATCTCCACCATCTTTCGAAACCATAAATTTGGTTGTTTCCGGGTTTTTACCAATTACGTACTGATTAGGTTTTTCCGGGTTGTTAAACCAAACATCCATTTTTGATCCCAAACCAGGTGTTTCTGCATGTTCTAAAACGGAGTATCCTGAAAAGTTCCCGTCTTTGTCAATTCCGGTCATTATTGAAATAAATCCACTAAAACCACTTTTAGTGTAGGTCTTAACGGCAGTTCCAACCAACTCGCCATTTTTATAGGCGGGAAAAAATTGCAGGGAGTCTTCTCCTTCACCAGGACTAACCACTACTGTTTCTCCCAGCTCGTCAAATTCTGGTAATACCGTTTTAATTGCTTCGGTTTGTGCTTTTAATTTCGCCACCTCAATAGGACCTTTTGTGAAATCGTATACAAAACCTAAAGCCGCTGCTGCAATACCGGTAACCAAAACCAGTGTTAACACCATGTTCGTAAAACTCGATTCTCGTTTTGCCATTTTACTGTCCTCCAAATCGTTTAGGTTTAACATACATGTTTATCAAGGGTACAAAGGCATTCATAATTAAAATTGCAAATGAAATACCTTCGGGGTAAGCGCCAAACATACGAATGGAGATGGTGATCAATCCAATTCCAATACCGTAGATCCATTGTCCTTTGCCGGTCATTGGCGAGGTAACCATATCGGTTGCCATAAAAATAGCTCCCAACATTAAACCACCAGTAAAAATGTGGTAAACCGGGTTGACATACATCTCAGGATTAATCATCCAGAAAATACCTGCAACAACAAGAACAGTAAGTATAATCGATACCGGCGTTTGCCAGGTAATCACTTTTTTCCACAGCATGTAAAGTCCACCGAGAATCAGTAACAGTGCTGATATTTCACCCATCGATCCATTATTAAATCCGATGGCTATATCGCTTAAATCAGGCAATCCTTGCAGTTGTGAAACCGGGATGCCGTTTTTAATACCTTCTTTTATTACTGCCAGCGGAGTAGCTGCCGAAACTGCATCAATACTCATCGATCTTGTGGCTGGCCACGATGTCATTTGCACCGGGAACGAAATCAACAGGAATACACGTCCAACAAGGGCCGGATTAAAAATGTTGGCTCCCAAACCACCGAACGAAAGTTTTCCGATACCCATGGCTGCAATCGCACCTATTATAATAATCCACCAGGGGAGATTTGCGGGCACGTTAAATGCAAGGAGAATGCCTGTAATTAAAGCTGACCCGTCGGTTAGACTGGGTTTTACTTTCATTACATATTGTTGAATGAGGTATTCGATGGCCAGGCACGACAGGATTGAAATTAACCCCACCCGAACGGCATCGAGGCCAAACATATAAATACCCCAGGCCATAGCCGGAATCATCGCATATACCACCCGAAGCATAATCTTCTGGGTTGATTCGCTCGAGTGAACGTGCGGTGATGGTGAAACTGTTAATAATTTACTCATTATTCAGCTGTTTGTCTTGTTCTTTTTTCCTGTCATTTCGACGACGTAGGAGGAGAAATCTCTAACATCGAAGCAACAGATTTCTCAGTCGTACCTCCTTCGAAATGACAAATGGTTTGATTACTATTTTTTTCGTGAACGAATCATCGCTCCAACTTTTCCTTTTCCCAAACGGATATAATCGAGCAGCGGACGGCTGGAAGGGCAGGTGTAGCTGCACGATCCGCATTCGATACAATCCATAATACGTTCGTTTTCTGCACGATCGAAAATTTGTTTTTCTCCCAAAGTCATCAGCAGGTAAGGTTCCAGTCCCATTGGGCAAACTGATGTACATCGCGAACAACGAATACAAGGTTCAATTTCCTGACGTTTGCTTTCTTCTTCTTTAATCAGCAGGATTCCAGAAGTACCTTTAGTAACCGGAACATCGAGCGATGCAATGGCTCGTCCCATCATGGGGCCACCACTAATAATTTTCCCTGTGTTTTCTGGCAGACCGCCGGCAGCTTCAATCAATTCTGATGTAGCTGTACCAATGCGCACCATAAAATTCGATGGTTTTTCAAGGCCTTTTCCGGTAACGGTTACCACGCGCTCAAGCAGTGGCTTGTTTTTCTGAATAGCCTCGTAAACCGCAAAGGCAGTTCCAACATTACTTACTACAGCACCAACCGCAATCGGTAAAGATCCCGAAGGAACTTCTTTTCCTGTAACAGCATTGATCAATTGTTTTTCGCCTCCTTGTGGATACTGAACTTTAAGGGACTGAACGCTCACTCCATTATATCCTTTGCATTTTTCATTCAGCAGCTTAATCGCATCGGGCTTGTTGTTTTCAATGCCGATAACGGCTTTGTCCACGTTCATGGCTTTCATCAGCAATTGGATACCCACCATAATTTCGTCGGCTTTTTCCAACATCAAACGGTGGTCCGAAGTAAGGTAAGGTTCGCACTCCACGCCGTTAATTAACAGCACTTCGGCTTTCATCCCTTTTGGCGGTACCAGTTTTACGTGGGTAGGGAAGGTTGCACCACCCAAACCAACTATTCCGGCTTCCTGAATCTTCTTAACGATATCAGGTCCGTCAATTGAAATTTCTTTTATCAAATCTTCAGAGCGGTCGATCCCTTCAACCCACTCGTCGCCATCTACATCGATAAAAATACCTTGTTTCGGATAGCCCGAGCTGTCAGCCGAAAAGTCAACTTTTTTCACTTTTCCTGAAACCGAAGAGTGTATGTTGGTTGAAACGAAACTGCTGCTTTGTGCAATTACCTGTCCTGCTTTTACCTCGTCGCCACGTTTTACCAATGGGGTAGAAGGAGCACCAATGTGTTGCGCTACCGGAATAAATACCGTTTTTGGAAGTGGCAGTACCTCAATCTTTTTATCTTTCGATAGTTTATTTTCGGGAGGATGTACTCCGCCTATTTTGAACGTTTTTAACATCCTGATTTATTTTGCTGGTTCACACTCTTTTTTTTCTGCTGGCTTTACTTTCCGCGGAGGAAAGTTTTCTTCGATAATGGCGCTTGTTGGACACACGGCCACACATTTACGGCACAGTTTACACTTGTCGGAATCAATGTAGGCCAGATTGTTTTCCATTGTAATGGCATCGAAAGGACACTCTTTGAAACACTTGCTACAACCAATACAGGCTACTTTGCAAGCTTTACGCGCTACGCCTCCTTTATCCTCGTTACGGCACGATACCACAACTTTGCGGTTTTTTGGCATCTTCTTACGCAACTCAATCAGGTCTTTCGGACAAGCATCAACGCAGGCTCCGCAGGCTACACATTTATCGTCGATAATTTGTGGAACACCAAGCTCTGAACGCAAGTCGATAGCATCAAAATCACAAGAGTCGTAGCAGTCGCCATAACCCAGACAGCCAAACTGGCAATCGCTTTCGCCACTGTAAACCGATGAGGCAATAGCGCAGGTAGTTGCTCCATCGAAACTACTGGTTTTTGGGCGGTTATCGCAGGTGCCGTTACAACGGATGTAAGCCACACGCGGATCTTTCTTAACGGCTTCAAGCCCCAGGATAGATGCCACGCTGTTCATCGTGTCGTTGCCGCCAACCGGACAGTATAAATCGCCCAATTCGCTTGCGTTTACAAGGGCTTCGGCAAAAGCCCGGCAGCCCGCGTATCCACAACCTCCGCAGTTGGCTCCCGGCAATGCTTCATCAACATCGTCGATGCGAGGATCTTCAATAACTTTGAATTTCTGTGCCACAAAGTAAAGGATTACCGCTGCTGCGGCGCCAATTACGGCTAATGTGACAATTGTATATACAACAGTGATACTCATTTTATTCAGCGTTTTCTTCGAGTTCGAATTTCAATACTTTTTTTAATAAATGCCTAAAAAAATATAATGTTATATAGTATGGTACAAGTATAAATAATGACAAAAGTCCCGATTTTAGTTCATCTCCGGTAATCTCGAGCGCAATGATTAAAGTGCCCAAAACAACAAAAAACGGAATTACATAACCCCAGGTTAGGGCTGTAAAACCTTTCGATTGTTTAAAGAGAATGGTGACCTCGTCGCCAACTGTGTAGTAGCCTTTGTATTCGGAAACCTCAATTTCTTTATCCTGATAATCGGAAACAGTGCATGCACCCTTGGCGTGGCAAGTAGAACAGGCCGACTGACTCACAATATTCACAGTTAGTGAGGTGGCTTTTATCGCT
It includes:
- a CDS encoding RnfABCDGE type electron transport complex subunit E; its protein translation is MNQWKNFSKGFIKENPVFVLLLGMCPTLGVTSSAINGLGMGLATTFVLLMSNIVVSLVKSAIPEKVRIPAFIVIIATFVTIVQLTMQAFLPALYKSLGLFIPLIVVNCIVLGRAEAFASKNKVLSSAIDGLGIGLGFSFALVLLGGIREILGSGKIFSITIYPENYVTLVFVLAPGAFIVLGYLIALINRLKKN
- the rsxC gene encoding electron transport complex subunit RsxC, with product MLKTFKIGGVHPPENKLSKDKKIEVLPLPKTVFIPVAQHIGAPSTPLVKRGDEVKAGQVIAQSSSFVSTNIHSSVSGKVKKVDFSADSSGYPKQGIFIDVDGDEWVEGIDRSEDLIKEISIDGPDIVKKIQEAGIVGLGGATFPTHVKLVPPKGMKAEVLLINGVECEPYLTSDHRLMLEKADEIMVGIQLLMKAMNVDKAVIGIENNKPDAIKLLNEKCKGYNGVSVQSLKVQYPQGGEKQLINAVTGKEVPSGSLPIAVGAVVSNVGTAFAVYEAIQKNKPLLERVVTVTGKGLEKPSNFMVRIGTATSELIEAAGGLPENTGKIISGGPMMGRAIASLDVPVTKGTSGILLIKEEESKRQEIEPCIRCSRCTSVCPMGLEPYLLMTLGEKQIFDRAENERIMDCIECGSCSYTCPSSRPLLDYIRLGKGKVGAMIRSRKK
- a CDS encoding SoxR reducing system RseC family protein, with translation MIRHKGYIKAIKATSLTVNIVSQSACSTCHAKGACTVSDYQDKEIEVSEYKGYYTVGDEVTILFKQSKGFTALTWGYVIPFFVVLGTLIIALEITGDELKSGLLSLFILVPYYITLYFFRHLLKKVLKFELEENAE
- a CDS encoding Fe-S cluster domain-containing protein, which codes for MSITVVYTIVTLAVIGAAAAVILYFVAQKFKVIEDPRIDDVDEALPGANCGGCGYAGCRAFAEALVNASELGDLYCPVGGNDTMNSVASILGLEAVKKDPRVAYIRCNGTCDNRPKTSSFDGATTCAIASSVYSGESDCQFGCLGYGDCYDSCDFDAIDLRSELGVPQIIDDKCVACGACVDACPKDLIELRKKMPKNRKVVVSCRNEDKGGVARKACKVACIGCSKCFKECPFDAITMENNLAYIDSDKCKLCRKCVAVCPTSAIIEENFPPRKVKPAEKKECEPAK
- a CDS encoding ATP-binding protein, with the translated sequence MEFFQQVHRSLLQGSKDTIQRELMNNIDWNQRLICIKGFRSVGKTTFLLDYIKTHYPNSNDVLYLNLNNFYFTKRKISSFADEFAKRGGKLLLLDQIQKYPDWSADLRKCLDEIPDLKIIFTSSPVLRITEDNPDLEGIASIYHLEGLSFREYLNHQTGSKFTTYTLEEILNNHIEIAQEIVDEIRPLAYFDDYLRHGYFPYYIHDPNFYIDKLLKNINLALEIDVPYINQIEFKYLPKLRKLLHIIASETPFTPNVSKLASSVETSRATIMNYLKYLKNARLINLLYENGGSDDDQMKKPDKVYMHNTNLLNAIAPNNFDKATVRQTFFYNQVGYVCKLAKSPVADFCVNEKYKFNVGGRKLEPKKGIYAASDVIEVGEGNKIPLWLFGFLY
- the rsxA gene encoding electron transport complex subunit RsxA: MNYLVIVIGAILVNNIVLMQFLGICPFLGVSKKVSTGIGMTGAVAFVMILATIVTYLIQNYVLEKFGLGFLQTIAFILVIASLVQMVEIILKKVSPPLYQALGIFLPLITTNCAILGVAILTVQNEFNLLEGVIFSTSHAIGFGLALIIFAGIREHLDLQDVPKGLKGTPIALIAAGILAMAFMGFSGLV
- a CDS encoding RnfABCDGE type electron transport complex subunit G, which produces MLNLNDLEDSKMAKRESSFTNMVLTLVLVTGIAAAALGFVYDFTKGPIEVAKLKAQTEAIKTVLPEFDELGETVVVSPGEGEDSLQFFPAYKNGELVGTAVKTYTKSGFSGFISIMTGIDKDGNFSGYSVLEHAETPGLGSKMDVWFNNPEKPNQYVIGKNPETTKFMVSKDGGDIDAITASTITSRAFLDALNRAYDSYNENNK
- a CDS encoding RnfABCDGE type electron transport complex subunit D; this translates as MSKLLTVSPSPHVHSSESTQKIMLRVVYAMIPAMAWGIYMFGLDAVRVGLISILSCLAIEYLIQQYVMKVKPSLTDGSALITGILLAFNVPANLPWWIIIIGAIAAMGIGKLSFGGLGANIFNPALVGRVFLLISFPVQMTSWPATRSMSIDAVSAATPLAVIKEGIKNGIPVSQLQGLPDLSDIAIGFNNGSMGEISALLLILGGLYMLWKKVITWQTPVSIILTVLVVAGIFWMINPEMYVNPVYHIFTGGLMLGAIFMATDMVTSPMTGKGQWIYGIGIGLITISIRMFGAYPEGISFAILIMNAFVPLINMYVKPKRFGGQ